The genomic window CGCATCGCCAGCCTGTCCGAACTGGACGCCATTTTCATCGACCGGCCGCTGCCCGACGAACTGACCCGTCGCTGTGCGGAATGGGGCACGGCGGTGCACCTTTGTCCGGTGGCAGGCGACTGACCCGTCAGGTCACCGCCGCCTTGACCGCGTGGCGCGGATCGCGCCAGCTTTCACTGCGCAGAACCTCCTCGAGGATGCGGGCGGCGTGCCAGATGTCGGCATGGCGCAGATACAGCGGTGCAAAACCGAAGCGCAGCGTTGCCGGCGCCCGGAAATCGCCGATCACGCCGCGTTCGATCAATGCCTGCATGACCTCATAGGCATGATCGTGCAGGAAAGAAACCTGGCTGCCGCGGCGGGCGTGATCGCGCGGGGTCTGCAAGGTCAGGTCCAGCCCGGCGCAGCGGCCCTCGACCTGTTCGATGAACAGATCGGTCAACGCCAGGCTTTTCGCGCGCAGCTGCGCCATGTCGACCCCATCCCAGACCGACAGCGCCCCCTTCAAGGCCCGCAGCGACAGGATAGGCTGGGTGCCGCACTGAAAGCGGCGGATGCCGGCGCTGCCCTCGTATCGGGTTTCAAAGGCAAAGGGCCGGGCGTGGCCCCACCAGCCGCTCAATGGCTGGCTGGCCTGGGCCTGATGACGGTGGGCGACATAGACAAAGGCGGGCGCCCCCGGTCCGCCGTTCAGGTATTTGTAGCTGCATCCCACCGCCATGTCGGCGCCGCAAGCGTCCAGCTCCACCGGCAGCGCACCGGCCGAGTGGCACAGATCCCAGATGGCGATGGCCCCGGCATCCTGGATGCGGCGCGTCACCGCCGCCATGTCGCGCAGCTCGCCGGTCTTGTAATTGACCTGATTGACCAGCACCGCGGCGACGTCCCCATCCAGCAGATCCTCGATCTGCGGCGCGTCGATGCCTTCCAGGCGCAGACGCAGGCCCGGCACCGTCGCCAGCACGCCTTCGGCAATATAGATGTCGGTGGGGAAACTTTCCGATTCCGCCACGATGGTCCGCCTATCCGGCCGCAGGCCGACCGCCGCGTGCAGGGCCTTGTAGATGTTGACCGAAGTGGTGTCCGAGACCACGATCTGCCCGGCCGCGGCGCCGGTCAGCCGCCCGATGCGATCGCCCAGTTCGACGGGCAGGTCGAACCAGCCTGCGGTATTCCAGCTGCGGATCAGATCGCGCGACCATTCCTGTTCGGCGGCCTGGCGCAATTCGTCCAGTGCAGCGCGGGGCGCGGCCCCCAGCGAGTTGCCGTCCAGATAGATGAGATCGTCGGTCAGGACGAAGGCTTCGCGCAACTGCGCCAATGGATCGGCTCGATCCATCGCCTCGGCGGCGGCAAGATCGCGAATCGTGGTCATGATGTCCCCCCTGCCGACGCTGCGGCCCTGACCTTGTCTGAGAGGCAGTATAATTGGCACCGGCCTGCGGGAAAGGGGCAAGGCGCCCCATCACTGGCAATGCGGGACCGCTTCCTGCCTTGGCGATCCGGGCGAAATTTGCGTGCAAGTCCTTTGGAGTGCGTTTTGCGCTTGTTTTCCCCGGCCTTCGCCTGATAGACCGCGCGACGGAGACGTGGCCGAGTGGTCGAAGGCACACCCCTGCTAAGGGTGCAGACGGGAAACCGTCTCGAGGGTTCGAATCCCTTCGTCTCCGCCACTTGCCCTCGCGAAAGCGTTCTCCCGATTCGGTTGCGGCCGGATTTTTCGTTGTTTTCGGGGGTTGCGCGGGCGGGGCTGTTCACCGCTGTTCGCCCGGAAGGCCGAGTTCGGGCTCTCCGGCCCCGAACGCTCTGAACTGTTGACTTGACTGCAGGCGGTGCAGTGCTTGCGACCCATTTAAATCATGAGGCTGCAAGCGGCACAAAGCTGCTGACTCCGACGACAGGGCAGCCGGTCGAGATGGAATGGAAATCGAATTTTCGCCACTGCGGCGAGGTATTGCGGCTATCAGGCGGGGGCCCTTGCGACGTCCCGCCGTCATCGCGTGGCCGAATGAATGGGCCGGAGGGGCGTGCGCCTCTCCGGCATCAGGCCAGGCCTCGGTGGCCTCTGCTGCGACGTTCACCACCGTTTCGGCCAGCAAGGTCAGGATCGCGTCGGTGGCCCCTATTCCTGCAGCATCTGGTCCAGCAGACGTGCGGCATATGGCAGGCCCAGCTGCGCCGTCCAGGATTCGAGCGTGCCATAGCGGGCGATCTCGCAATGCTCGACCGTCTGCGCATTGGCCAGCAGGCCCGCATCAAGGGCGGGGCTACACTTGAACTCGACAATGAAATCCTGCCGCTCGGGGATGATGCTCTGATGGTATCGCAGGTCTTGCCTATCGCCTCGAATACCTCGGTCTGGCGCTTTGATTGGGCCTGCGTCTCCTGCTCGTGGGTCTCGAAGGCGGCCTTGAGATCGAGGTTCTGCGCGGCCCGGGCCCTCTTGCTAAGCGCGGTCGCGATCTTGCGCTCGGGGTAGCAGATGTCCTTGCGGGTCTTGTGAAACAGCTTGTCGAGAGTTCGGTCGGCCATCTGGGCTCCTCCTTGAGGTGAGTGCCGATGAGCGGGCGCGGCGGCACTTTGTTCCCGCGCGCCGCGCATGGCCGTCGTCAGGTCGAGCCGCGCGCCACGAAAAGTCCGGGCAGATGCACGTCGCTGGACAACCTGCCCTCCAGAACGTCAAGCAGGCGTTGCGTCATGGCCGTGATCGGCTGACGATAAGTGGTCAGCCCGTAGGCGGGCGATCCGGCCAGCGGGATGTCGTCGAACCCCGTGACCGCCACGTCCTGCGGCACGCGCAGCCCGAGGCGATAGCGCAGCGCGTCCATCGCGCCGATGGCGATGATGTCGTTCTCGCAAACCAGCACATCGGGGCGCGGCCCGCCCTCGGCGAAGAGGGCGGTCACGCGGTCGATTGCGGCGCCGAAATCATAGGCATCGGCATGGATCGACCGGACGCCGAAACCGGTCCGGGCTTGCCAGTATTCGGTGAATGTCGTCTTGCGGTGCAGCTTGGCCGATTGCGTGTCGGGACCGGCCAGATAGACCGGGTGCCGATAGGCGCGCGACAGCAGGTGGTCTGCGATCTCGCGCATGGCGATCACGTCGTCGCAGGCGATGGTCAGCGTGTTGGGGTTCTGGCTGTAGCGGGCGAAGATCACCAGTTTCTTCACGCGCCGCGCACCAAGGGCGGTGCCCAGGATGCGGTCGTCGAAGCGGGTGCCGATCACGACCGCCGCATCGACCCGTCGCTGGCTGGCGGCCAGCAGCGCGTCCGAGGCATCCTCGCTGTCGGACATATGCACGAGCAGCGTCCCCCAGCCGTGTGTCCACAGGATGCGGGTCAGCCGCTCCAGCACGACCAGCTTGTGGGGATTGCTGAAATCGTTGTTGATGATGGCGACAAGGTTCGACCGGTCCGAGGCCAGGGACGAGGCCAGCAGATCGGGCGCGTAGCCAAGCGCCTCGGCGGCGGCCAGCACCTTTTCGCGGCTCTTGCGCGAGATCGATGCGTCCTTTTTGAAAGCCCGCGCGACCGTCCAGCGCGACACCCCTGCCGCATTCGCCACATCGTCGGCCGTGACCGCGCCCTTGTCATGAATGTCGTCCATGCGCCCAGACTACCCCAGGCAGCCCCCTGTCGAAAGGCGTTTGCACGCGTGTGCAGATTTTTCTTGCTCGCGCGTGCAAGGCGCGGCAGATTTGCGCTAACGGATCACCGGAGGGAGTGATTCGACGGAGGAAAGACGAATGCTGAATGTGGCGCTGCTGGGCGCTGGCCGTATCGGCCAGGTCCATGCCGAATCCATGACGTCGACGCGCGACAGCCGTGTCGTGGCCGTGGCCGATGTGAACCGCGAAGCGGCCGAGGCTCTGGCCGCGCGGATCGGCGCCGCCGCGCGCAGCGTCGATCAGATCATCGCCGATCCCGCCATCGACGCGGTGCTGATTGCCACCTCGACCGACACCCATTCCGACCTGATCATCCGCGCCACGCAGGCCGGCAAGGCGGTCCTGTGCGAAAAGCCGGTGGACCTGTCGCTTGAACGCGCCCTGACCACGTTGGCCGCCGCCGAGGCCACGGGCCGCCCGGTGATGATCGGCTTCAACCGCCGCTTCGATCCGAATTTCGCGGCGCTCAAGGCCGGGTTCGATCAGGGGCGCATCGGCAAGGGCGAGCTGCTGTCGATCACCTCGTTCGATCCCGCTCCGCCTCCGGTCGAATACGTCAAGGTCTCGGGCGGGTTGTTCCGCGACATGATGATTCACGATTTCGACATGGCCTGCTGGCTGTTTGGCGGCCCGCCCGCGCGGCTGACGGCGCATGGTGCGGCGCTGGTCGATCCGGCGATAGGCGAGGCGGGCGATGTCGATACTGCCGCCGTCACGATGGTCTGGGGCGATGGCCGCATCGCCGTCATCAAGAATTCGCGCCGCGCCGCCTATGGCTATGACCAGCGGGTCGAGATCTTGGGCGAAAAGGGCCTGCTTTCGGCGCGCAACGTGCTGGAAAACACCGTCGAGGCCCTGACCGCCGACGGCGCTGTGGCCGCCAAGCCACTGCATTTCTTCCTCGAACGCTACATGCGGGCCTATCAGATCGAATGGCAGGCCTTTCTTGATGCGGTGACGCAGGGCCGGCCCATGCCGGTCACGCTGCGCGAGGGGGTGGCCGCGCTGGCCTGCGCAGAGGCCGCGACCCGGTCGCTGGCGACCGGCACCACGATTTCCCTGACGCCCGACATGCTGGGCTGAGGGGTCAGCCCGCCCCGGCATGGGCGGGCCGACCGATCCGCGCGCAATGCCGCGCAGGATGGCTGCCCACGGGAGAGGGCGGCCAGTGACAACCTGGGAGGACATACATGACCAAGCTCAAGACCGCCGTCGCCGCCGCAGCCGCCGCGCTGATGGCCTTTGCCGCGCCCGCTATGGCGCAGAACATCATCGTCGTGGCCCATGGCCAGGCGAACGACCCCTTCTGGTCGGTCGTCAAGAACGGCGCGGCGCTTGCGGGCGAACATACCGGCGCAAGCGTCGATTTCCGCGCCCCCGAGGTCTTTGACATGGTGGCGATGAGCCAGCTGATCGACGCCGCCGTGAACCAGAAGCCCGACGGGCTGGTCGTGTCGATCCCCGATGCCGATGCGCTTGGGCCGTCGATCCGTCGCGCGGTCGAGGCGGGGATACCCGTGATCTCGATGAATTCGGGCGGCGATGTGGCCGGCGAAATGGGCGTTCTGCTGCATGTCGGCCAGTCGGAACATGACGCGGGCGTGGCCGCAGGCCGGCGTCTGGCCGAGCTCGGTGGCACCAAGGGGATCTGCGTCAACCACGAGGTCGGCAACGTCTCGCTGGATCAGCGCTGCGCGGGCTTTGCCGAGGGCTTCGGCCATCCTGTGCAGGTGGTCCCGACCCAAAACGACCCGACCGAGGTGCAGTCGCGTGTCCGTGCTGCGCTGGAGGCGGACCCCGAGATTGATACGATCCTTGCCCTTGGCGCCAGCCTTGCCGGCGAGCCGACCGTCGCCGCTGTCGAGGCGCTTGGCCGCGACGACGTGCATATCGCCAGCTTCGATCTGTCGGCGGGCTTCCTTCAGGCGGTGGCCGACGGCAAGGCGACCTTTGCCATCGACCAGCAGCAATATCTGCAAGGCTACCTGCCCGTCGTCTTCCTCGCGCTGAAAGCCCGCTATGGGCTGATGCCGGCCGGCGATGTGCCCTCGGGTCCGAATCTTGTGGGCAAGGACAGCGCCGCGCAGGTGATCGAACTGTCCGCGAAGGGAATCCGCTGATCCGGCGGGGCGGGCAAGGCGCCCGCCCCCCTTACCAGATAGCAGGGGGAACAGACCCATGGCCGACAGCGCCAACCTCTCCGCCGACGAGCGGATCAAGACCGAATCCTTCGTTACGCGCCTGATGAAACGCCCCGAACTGGGCGCGGTTGGCGGCGTGATCCTTGTCACAATCTTCTTCATGGTTACGGCCAGTCCCGCCATGTTCACGCTGGCCGGGGTCATGAACTTCATGACGCCTGCCGCCCAGCTTGGCATCCTGGGGATCGCTGCCGCCATGCTGATGATCGGCGGAGAATTCGACCTGTCCATCGGCTCGATGGTGGCCTTTGCAGGCATGATCTTCGGCGTGCTTGTCGTGAGCATGGGCCTGCCGCTGATCGTCGCGATCCCGGTGACCTTCGGCTTTGCAGCGCTGGTGGGGGCTCTCAACGGGATGATCGTGCTGCGCACCGGGCTGCCCAGCTTCATCGTTACGCTGGCCTTCCTGCTCATCCTTCGCGGCGCCTCACTGGTTGGGCTCAAGGTTTTCACCGGCGGCGCGACCCAGCTGCGCGGCGTGCGCGACGCGGTGGCGGGCGATTGGCTGGCGCCGATCTTTTCGGGCCATGCCTTTGGCGGGCTGTTCCGCTGGATGGCCGAACAGGGCTGGATCGCCAAACTGGCCTCGGGGGCGCCTGCCGTGCCGGGGGTGCCGGTCTCGATCTTGTGGTTCGTGGGCTTTGCGCTTGTGGCAACCTTCGTCTTGCTGCGGACGCCTGCGGGGAACTGGATCTTCGCGACCGGAGGCGACCGCCACGCCGCCAGCAATTCCGGCGTGCCGGTGCGGCGGGTCAAGCTGTCGCTCTTCATGCTGACCGCCTGCGCGGCGGCGCTGGTCGCGATCATCACCGTGATCGACACCGGATCGACCGATGCGCGCCGTGGCTTCATGAAGGAATTCGAGGCGATCATCGCCGCCGTCATCGGGGGCTGCCTGCTGACCGGGGGTTACGG from Paracoccus sp. SMMA_5_TC includes these protein-coding regions:
- the kynU gene encoding kynureninase translates to MTTIRDLAAAEAMDRADPLAQLREAFVLTDDLIYLDGNSLGAAPRAALDELRQAAEQEWSRDLIRSWNTAGWFDLPVELGDRIGRLTGAAAGQIVVSDTTSVNIYKALHAAVGLRPDRRTIVAESESFPTDIYIAEGVLATVPGLRLRLEGIDAPQIEDLLDGDVAAVLVNQVNYKTGELRDMAAVTRRIQDAGAIAIWDLCHSAGALPVELDACGADMAVGCSYKYLNGGPGAPAFVYVAHRHQAQASQPLSGWWGHARPFAFETRYEGSAGIRRFQCGTQPILSLRALKGALSVWDGVDMAQLRAKSLALTDLFIEQVEGRCAGLDLTLQTPRDHARRGSQVSFLHDHAYEVMQALIERGVIGDFRAPATLRFGFAPLYLRHADIWHAARILEEVLRSESWRDPRHAVKAAVT
- a CDS encoding LacI family DNA-binding transcriptional regulator gives rise to the protein MDDIHDKGAVTADDVANAAGVSRWTVARAFKKDASISRKSREKVLAAAEALGYAPDLLASSLASDRSNLVAIINNDFSNPHKLVVLERLTRILWTHGWGTLLVHMSDSEDASDALLAASQRRVDAAVVIGTRFDDRILGTALGARRVKKLVIFARYSQNPNTLTIACDDVIAMREIADHLLSRAYRHPVYLAGPDTQSAKLHRKTTFTEYWQARTGFGVRSIHADAYDFGAAIDRVTALFAEGGPRPDVLVCENDIIAIGAMDALRYRLGLRVPQDVAVTGFDDIPLAGSPAYGLTTYRQPITAMTQRLLDVLEGRLSSDVHLPGLFVARGST
- the iolG gene encoding inositol 2-dehydrogenase, with translation MLNVALLGAGRIGQVHAESMTSTRDSRVVAVADVNREAAEALAARIGAAARSVDQIIADPAIDAVLIATSTDTHSDLIIRATQAGKAVLCEKPVDLSLERALTTLAAAEATGRPVMIGFNRRFDPNFAALKAGFDQGRIGKGELLSITSFDPAPPPVEYVKVSGGLFRDMMIHDFDMACWLFGGPPARLTAHGAALVDPAIGEAGDVDTAAVTMVWGDGRIAVIKNSRRAAYGYDQRVEILGEKGLLSARNVLENTVEALTADGAVAAKPLHFFLERYMRAYQIEWQAFLDAVTQGRPMPVTLREGVAALACAEAATRSLATGTTISLTPDMLG
- a CDS encoding sugar ABC transporter substrate-binding protein; translated protein: MTKLKTAVAAAAAALMAFAAPAMAQNIIVVAHGQANDPFWSVVKNGAALAGEHTGASVDFRAPEVFDMVAMSQLIDAAVNQKPDGLVVSIPDADALGPSIRRAVEAGIPVISMNSGGDVAGEMGVLLHVGQSEHDAGVAAGRRLAELGGTKGICVNHEVGNVSLDQRCAGFAEGFGHPVQVVPTQNDPTEVQSRVRAALEADPEIDTILALGASLAGEPTVAAVEALGRDDVHIASFDLSAGFLQAVADGKATFAIDQQQYLQGYLPVVFLALKARYGLMPAGDVPSGPNLVGKDSAAQVIELSAKGIR
- a CDS encoding ABC transporter permease — protein: MADSANLSADERIKTESFVTRLMKRPELGAVGGVILVTIFFMVTASPAMFTLAGVMNFMTPAAQLGILGIAAAMLMIGGEFDLSIGSMVAFAGMIFGVLVVSMGLPLIVAIPVTFGFAALVGALNGMIVLRTGLPSFIVTLAFLLILRGASLVGLKVFTGGATQLRGVRDAVAGDWLAPIFSGHAFGGLFRWMAEQGWIAKLASGAPAVPGVPVSILWFVGFALVATFVLLRTPAGNWIFATGGDRHAASNSGVPVRRVKLSLFMLTACAAALVAIITVIDTGSTDARRGFMKEFEAIIAAVIGGCLLTGGYGSAIGAFFGAIIFGMVTIGLTYTGFDQDWFQVFLGAMLLLAVVFNNAIRKRVTGER